The following proteins come from a genomic window of Candidatus Bathyarchaeota archaeon:
- a CDS encoding PAC2 family protein: MDVKFLKKPNFKEPVMIAAWPGMGLLAVISADYLRKKLDAKLFAELYSPKNSVFLKNGVVDSAKVKHLFYYWNNLIICIGEAQPPTPLEVRMLAENVLDLAEQFGVKRIYTLAASPAFAQEELKVFGIVNKEELLKEVSKYVPIAKGEGDITGLNGVLLGVAKERNLDGICLLGQIRYMDVPQFRSARLVLEVLTKMLNIEIDFLELDKEAEKIEESIKERLRRLEEVKVKKEEKERLEYIG, from the coding sequence TTGGATGTAAAATTCCTTAAAAAACCAAATTTTAAAGAACCTGTTATGATAGCTGCTTGGCCTGGAATGGGGCTTTTAGCGGTTATTTCAGCAGACTACTTAAGAAAGAAGCTTGATGCTAAGCTTTTCGCTGAACTATACTCTCCTAAAAATAGTGTTTTTTTAAAAAATGGAGTTGTAGACTCGGCTAAAGTTAAACATTTATTTTATTATTGGAACAATTTAATTATTTGTATTGGAGAAGCTCAACCTCCAACACCTTTAGAAGTTAGAATGCTTGCTGAAAATGTTTTAGATTTAGCTGAGCAATTTGGAGTTAAAAGAATATATACTTTAGCAGCTTCTCCAGCATTTGCTCAAGAAGAACTTAAAGTTTTTGGAATTGTAAATAAAGAGGAATTACTTAAAGAAGTAAGTAAATATGTGCCAATAGCTAAAGGTGAAGGAGATATAACAGGATTAAATGGTGTTTTACTTGGAGTAGCTAAAGAAAGAAATCTTGATGGAATATGTCTTTTAGGGCAGATAAGGTATATGGATGTTCCTCAATTTAGATCAGCACGTTTAGTGCTTGAAGTATTAACTAAAATGCTTAATATTGAAATTGATTTCTTAGAGTTAGATAAAGAAGCTGAAAAAATTGAAGAAAGCATTAAAGAAAGATTAAGGAGACTGGAAGAAGTTAAAGTTAAAAAAGAAGAAAAGGAACGATTAGAATATATAGGTTAA
- a CDS encoding phosphoribosylformylglycinamidine cyclo-ligase: MTYAKAGVDIEKVRKSHESIAKLLKDTFLLRRGKFGEVLIEVGHYAGLIDIGGNLALAMHTDGVGTKTLIAKAMNKYDSIGIDCVAMNVNDLICLGAEPIALVDYLAIDEPDEWVILEIMKGLVKGAEEAEAAVIGGETAIMPDLINGFDLSAMSIGIVEKNKVITGKKISLGDIIIGLESSGIHSNGLTLARKVLLSKYNVKDYIPELKSTLGEELLKPTKIYVKPVLEIVKNCEIHGLANITGGAFSKLTRLKNDAGFNLNSLPEPPSIFKLIQKFGAISDKEMYRTFNMGIGFCIVTLEEEYEEIKKICKKYNLNSWIIGEVIDKPGVFIKNIQIA, from the coding sequence ATGACTTATGCTAAAGCTGGAGTAGATATTGAAAAAGTTAGAAAAAGCCATGAAAGCATAGCTAAACTTCTTAAAGATACTTTCTTATTAAGAAGGGGTAAATTTGGTGAAGTATTAATTGAAGTAGGGCATTATGCAGGATTAATAGATATTGGTGGAAACTTAGCTTTAGCTATGCATACAGATGGTGTTGGAACAAAAACTTTAATCGCAAAAGCTATGAATAAATATGATTCAATCGGGATAGATTGCGTAGCTATGAATGTAAATGATTTAATTTGTTTAGGAGCAGAGCCAATAGCTTTAGTAGATTATTTAGCAATAGATGAGCCTGATGAATGGGTAATTCTAGAAATAATGAAGGGGTTAGTTAAAGGTGCTGAAGAAGCTGAAGCTGCTGTTATTGGAGGAGAAACCGCAATAATGCCTGATTTAATAAATGGATTTGATTTATCAGCAATGAGTATAGGTATTGTTGAAAAAAACAAAGTTATAACAGGGAAGAAAATAAGTTTAGGCGACATCATTATAGGTTTAGAAAGTAGTGGGATTCATTCAAACGGTTTAACTTTAGCTAGAAAAGTTTTACTTTCAAAATATAATGTTAAAGATTATATTCCAGAATTAAAATCTACTTTAGGAGAGGAACTTTTAAAACCAACAAAAATTTATGTGAAACCTGTTTTAGAGATTGTTAAAAACTGTGAAATTCATGGATTAGCTAATATTACAGGTGGAGCATTTTCAAAATTAACTAGATTAAAAAATGATGCGGGATTTAACTTAAATAGTTTACCTGAACCCCCCTCGATATTTAAGCTTATTCAAAAATTTGGAGCTATATCTGATAAAGAAATGTATCGTACATTTAACATGGGGATAGGATTTTGTATAGTAACGCTAGAAGAAGAATATGAAGAAATAAAAAAAATATGCAAAAAATACAATTTAAATTCTTGGATAATTGGAGAAGTAATAGATAAACCAGGAGTTTTTATAAAGAATATTCAAATAGCATAA